One region of Pecten maximus unplaced genomic scaffold, xPecMax1.1, whole genome shotgun sequence genomic DNA includes:
- the LOC117320616 gene encoding uncharacterized protein LOC117320616, whose translation MAAMAKDVANDAEDGLQELLEKNVESVEMMTLRIVFCNPIGGDPFKSAVVTTQEQLSSLYDYPNQRTNLLKFKHVWDVEKLHQLIRMKRNQDQDQDHCTKRIKLVHDDESAAFRLLEAYLNDFAHHQKCLEKVLLSCSDLKESAMVLNAHLFGPLSDENCIINNHIVRKEDSICGCGCGKEIRRGNTGIGVYSTWHGFVDMIIKENLPVAILDVGESTADQEDEAEEGCVHDKQKSGTSQLIAETITNAFAQVNSNNDHSGLPIPAFGCTPKQLSVCLYDCKNDVLLKKIIPLHLFKKTDSVSTVIMIWLYMNFRLFMRRDVTDLNAHSDLSEYQAQFFATDANIQEFYSKVKLGFTGCKHPDRPILTSVVRLDKE comes from the exons ATGGCGGCAATGGCTAAAGATGTTGCTAATGATGCTGAGGATGGGTTACAAGAACTGCTAGAGAAGAATGTTGAGTCTGTCGAAATGATGACATTACGCATAGTATTTTGTAATCCGATCGGAGGGGATCCATTCAAATCAGCTGTTGTAACCACTCAAGAACAGTTAAGCTCATTATACGATTATCCAAATCAACGAACAAATCTACTGAAGTTCAAGCACGTTTGGGATGTCGAGAAGTTACATCAACTCATACGCATGAAGAGAAATCAAGATCAAGACCAAGACCATTGTACCAAAAGAATTAAACTTGTACACGATGACGAATCCGCAGCATTCAGATTATTGGAGGCATATCTGAATG attttgcCCATCACCAAAAATGTCTTGAGAAGGTGCTACTCAGctgtagtgatttaaaggaatcagCTATGGTTTTAAATGCCCACTTGTTCGGACCACTCAGTGACGAAAACTGCATTATTAATAACCATATTGTGAGAAAAGAAGACTCCATTTGTGGCTGTGGTTGTGGAAAAGAGATTAGAAGAGGAAATACAGGAATTG GAGTTTATTCTACCTGGCATGGGTTCGTCGATATGATTATAAAAGAAAACCTCCCTGTGGCAATTTTGGATGTGGGTGAATCTACAGCAGATCAGGAAGACGAAGCAGAAGAAGGCTGTGTGCATGATAAACAAAAGTCCGGTACCAGTCAGTTAATCGCAGAAACAATCACAAATGCCTTTGCTCAGGTCAACTCAAACAATGATCATTCTGGTCTACCCATACCAGCGTTTGGTTGTACACCCAAGCagctgtctgtctgtttgtatgACTGTAAAAACgatgttcttttaaaaaaaataataccttTACATCTCTTCAAAAAAACTGACAGTGTCTCAACAGTGATTATGATATGGCTGTACATGAATTTCCGATTGTTTATGAGAAGAGATGTTACTGACCTTAATGCACACTCTGATCTCTCTGAATATCAGGCACAGTTTTTTGCCACAGATGCCAACATACAGGAATTTTACTCCAAAGTAAAGCTTGGGTTTACTGGATGTAAGCATCCAGATCGGCCAATACTGACTAGTGTTGTGAGACTTGATAAAGAATAG